Proteins from a single region of Nitrospira sp.:
- a CDS encoding multicopper oxidase domain-containing protein, protein MQRFRLLASTLGLAVLLGASGCITMPGSAGAKVHEVTFTAMETEVVIDGNGTKYKAWTFNGQMPGPVVRVTEGDTVNFTLIGDKNNSFPHSMDFHAAELDFLKNYHKTVSAGETHKYSFVAKKPGVFFYHCGASPMIQHVARGMFGAIIVDPKDASAWPKADREFVLVQSELWKNPDNVQGMFDRKFDYTIFNGGVFKYHPFFPGGEPLEVKVGERVRIYFVNAGPNEFSALHPIAEIWDNVYESGNPANKFTGVQTYVVGPGSAATFDMIADNPGAYPVVTHSLTSALRGAIAVVIANQNPKDYKGQLMPNTPWNP, encoded by the coding sequence ATGCAGAGGTTTCGTTTACTCGCATCCACCCTAGGACTTGCTGTCCTACTGGGAGCCAGTGGATGTATTACAATGCCAGGGTCCGCCGGGGCCAAGGTTCATGAGGTCACGTTTACCGCAATGGAAACGGAAGTTGTCATTGACGGAAACGGGACAAAATACAAGGCCTGGACGTTCAACGGACAGATGCCCGGCCCAGTCGTGCGGGTCACCGAAGGCGACACGGTGAACTTTACCCTGATCGGCGACAAGAATAACTCGTTCCCACATTCCATGGACTTCCATGCGGCCGAGCTCGACTTCTTGAAGAACTATCATAAGACCGTTTCAGCGGGCGAGACGCACAAGTATTCCTTTGTGGCGAAGAAGCCAGGCGTGTTCTTCTACCACTGCGGTGCAAGCCCCATGATCCAACACGTCGCCCGTGGCATGTTCGGTGCCATCATCGTGGATCCGAAGGATGCCAGTGCCTGGCCAAAGGCCGATCGTGAATTCGTTTTGGTGCAATCCGAGCTCTGGAAGAACCCGGACAACGTTCAAGGGATGTTTGATCGGAAATTTGATTACACGATCTTCAACGGCGGTGTCTTTAAGTACCATCCCTTCTTCCCAGGCGGAGAGCCCTTGGAAGTCAAGGTCGGCGAGCGGGTGCGGATCTATTTCGTGAATGCCGGCCCGAACGAGTTCTCTGCACTTCATCCGATCGCTGAAATCTGGGATAATGTCTACGAGAGCGGCAACCCGGCGAACAAGTTCACGGGGGTCCAGACCTATGTGGTCGGTCCAGGCAGCGCTGCCACCTTTGATATGATCGCGGATAACCCGGGAGCCTATCCGGTTGTGACCCACTCCTTAACGAGTGCCCTACGCGGTGCGATTGCGGTGGTGATCGCCAACCAGAATCCCAAGGACTATAAGGGTCAGTTGATGCCCAACACTCCCTGGAACCCGTAA
- a CDS encoding group 1 truncated hemoglobin, which translates to MSLSKKIMSMVVAVAAAWTLSSATSFAAEASLYERLGGQGAIQAVVTKFIGNVGGDKRINSYFATTDLKKLNKLLVEQVCMATGGPCSYSGRDMKTTHKGMKVTDAAFGALVEDLVSALDTFNVPAKEKGELLAILGPMKSDIVEAK; encoded by the coding sequence ATGTCGTTGAGCAAGAAGATTATGAGTATGGTCGTTGCCGTCGCGGCTGCTTGGACGCTGAGCAGCGCCACGTCCTTTGCCGCAGAGGCGTCGCTCTATGAGCGTCTCGGCGGACAAGGCGCGATTCAAGCCGTCGTCACCAAATTCATCGGCAACGTGGGCGGTGACAAGCGGATCAATAGCTATTTTGCCACCACCGACCTCAAGAAGCTCAACAAGCTCTTGGTTGAACAGGTCTGTATGGCAACCGGTGGGCCCTGCAGCTACTCCGGTCGGGATATGAAGACCACGCACAAGGGCATGAAGGTCACCGACGCCGCTTTCGGCGCTCTCGTGGAGGACCTGGTCAGTGCATTGGATACCTTCAACGTTCCAGCAAAGGAAAAGGGCGAGCTCCTGGCCATTCTTGGACCGATGAAGAGTGACATTGTCGAAGCAAAGTAA
- a CDS encoding cytochrome c, which yields MSGKRVIVTLCSFIAIAMWSTASWSGPESDPLKPRVPDAERGDARKLKSPITVTPDVLAKGKDLYEGKGTCANCHGQSGEGDGAGGMLLTPGPRNFTNCKFHKKRNDGELFWVVKNGSPGTGMPALVKGNILTEEEAWTIIAYERSFCKDKE from the coding sequence ATGAGCGGGAAGCGTGTGATTGTGACGTTGTGTAGTTTCATTGCCATTGCCATGTGGAGTACGGCAAGTTGGTCCGGCCCCGAGTCCGATCCTCTGAAGCCGCGTGTTCCAGACGCCGAACGTGGGGATGCACGAAAACTGAAGAGTCCGATCACCGTGACTCCTGACGTCCTCGCAAAGGGCAAGGATCTCTATGAAGGCAAAGGCACCTGCGCAAATTGTCACGGTCAGAGTGGCGAGGGTGACGGTGCGGGAGGAATGCTGCTCACACCAGGTCCACGAAACTTTACCAATTGCAAATTTCACAAGAAGCGGAACGACGGGGAACTGTTCTGGGTCGTGAAGAACGGAAGCCCTGGTACCGGTATGCCTGCTCTGGTGAAGGGGAATATCCTCACCGAGGAAGAAGCCTGGACGATCATCGCTTACGAGCGAAGCTTCTGTAAGGACAAAGAATAA
- a CDS encoding sigma-54-dependent Fis family transcriptional regulator has product MNRKIALLISKDPQLRQLVEAAIPQISVQSAPTIAEGLAQWSTISPRLVISEGTSSTLVPLFEYAGQLPSSPPVLVIGDRHSVKDAVDIMRIGAADYLTKPLLPADLRTAIGRTLRRSLPMSSTAPRDPFAPIVSVSPQMNLMKHLAKEVAVTDATVLITGESGTGKELFAEAIHYSSLRAHGPLVALNCAGIPEHLLEAELFGYEPGAFTDAKRAKPGRFQMAEGGTLFLDEIGEMSPTAQAKLLRVLENRTVDPLGDTQSHKINIRILAATNEDLLAHIKAGRFRLDLYYRLNVYQLRIPSLRERSEDIEPILLIFLERARKERGCRVKAIAPSALTVLRSHTWPGNVRELHNVVEWLTITCKDEVIQPHHLPTSIQVGPATDHQSPDLIPSLLAFGLSFQEMEKKLLEEALQKASGNVSEASRLLKMTRNTLRYRMAKHHLQ; this is encoded by the coding sequence ATGAACCGTAAGATAGCGCTTCTCATTTCGAAGGATCCCCAGCTCAGACAGCTTGTCGAAGCTGCCATACCACAGATCAGTGTTCAATCAGCACCGACCATCGCAGAGGGGCTCGCACAGTGGTCGACGATTTCCCCCCGACTGGTGATCAGCGAAGGAACGTCCTCTACGCTCGTGCCGCTCTTTGAATATGCCGGACAGCTACCTTCTTCCCCGCCTGTGCTGGTAATCGGAGACCGTCACTCCGTCAAAGATGCCGTCGACATCATGCGGATCGGGGCAGCCGACTACCTGACAAAGCCCTTGCTTCCGGCAGATCTACGGACTGCGATCGGCCGTACCCTCAGACGGTCTCTTCCCATGAGTTCTACTGCACCACGAGATCCCTTCGCCCCCATCGTCAGTGTCTCCCCTCAGATGAACTTGATGAAGCACCTGGCCAAAGAAGTGGCCGTAACCGACGCCACCGTCCTTATCACCGGAGAGAGCGGAACCGGAAAGGAATTGTTTGCAGAGGCCATCCACTACTCCAGCCTCCGAGCCCATGGTCCATTGGTTGCCCTCAATTGCGCCGGGATCCCGGAACATCTCTTAGAAGCGGAACTGTTCGGCTATGAACCAGGAGCCTTTACCGATGCCAAACGAGCCAAACCCGGACGATTCCAAATGGCGGAGGGCGGTACGCTTTTTCTCGACGAGATCGGAGAAATGAGTCCCACCGCTCAAGCCAAGCTCCTCCGTGTGCTGGAAAACCGCACCGTTGATCCTCTGGGCGATACCCAGAGTCACAAGATCAATATCCGAATCCTCGCGGCAACCAACGAAGATCTGCTCGCCCATATCAAAGCCGGACGTTTCCGCCTTGATCTCTACTATCGATTAAACGTGTATCAACTCCGCATTCCATCGCTCCGCGAACGGTCTGAAGATATTGAACCGATTCTCTTGATCTTCTTAGAGCGAGCCAGAAAGGAACGCGGATGCCGTGTGAAGGCCATTGCCCCATCCGCGCTGACGGTCCTCAGAAGTCACACGTGGCCAGGCAATGTCCGAGAACTCCACAATGTCGTTGAATGGCTCACGATCACCTGTAAAGACGAGGTGATCCAACCGCATCACCTACCGACATCCATACAGGTGGGTCCGGCAACCGACCACCAAAGTCCTGACCTCATCCCATCGCTCCTCGCCTTTGGACTCTCGTTTCAAGAGATGGAAAAGAAGTTGCTGGAAGAAGCGTTACAGAAGGCATCGGGCAACGTCTCAGAAGCCAGCCGTCTTCTCAAGATGACCCGCAATACCCTCCGCTACCGCATGGCGAAGCATCACCTCCAGTAG